The Citrus sinensis cultivar Valencia sweet orange chromosome 4, DVS_A1.0, whole genome shotgun sequence DNA segment TTATGCCACTTACAGTAATCTAATTTATTAcattacattttttaagtCGCTTACCTTTAGTAATCTTTTTATAATACTCGTATTTAACAATCCGTACGCTTATGTACCACAAAGAagcaattttatcttttcaagaTGGATTACAAAACTCTCAATTCGAAAGAGGATCCTTATCCTCTTAGTTAATAATTCGAGTATGTTAGTGATTGAGGTTAAtccataataatttttgaaaaggaCTACTAGCTATCAATAAAATACAGTGATACGAAAAAGTAAAAGTGAATGTTATTATCAAACTTTCagaaattttttgtaaaatcttaAATGTTTCTAGGATGGTAACATTCCACCCCTGATGAATTTGGGTCGAATATGTACTTCGGACAAGTctcaaaaatgaaattaggaCTTCTTCGAGACAGGCTCAAGACTCCAAGAAATTCCAGGTTCAAGTTTGGAGATTTTTTGACTCCCAAACTCGAAATAGTTAATTAAGGCAAtctctatcttacatgcatgtaagatacactcttctcacatgaatagtataTGTGTGGGACTCATATACTATTTATGTGAGGGGagtgtatcttacatgcatgtaagatagagggacccgttaattaaattaaaattaacggAACTCAAAAACTGTCTCATCTCTTATCACTTAGCTAAGGTCGCCCGGGTGGGGATGGTATATGGGTGGCCATATCACTGTATCTAACCTGATCtgatttgaaaaatagatCGGATGCAAATGAAGACTCCAACTCAATTGGATCGGGTTAGATTTGATCCGATCCGAATATATGATGAAACCAATACGCACACAAACTATCATTCGATTATAAGTTTAGATTGAGTGCAGATTACTTGTTTTTCCCAACCCAAATTTGGCCAGGAAAATCTAGAGAAATTCCCCGTGGGCAGGAGATCTTCAAGGTGACCTCGGACAAGGCATACATCAAGCTGCAATTGATGATGCTGCCAAACGGAAACAATGGTACCCCTAACCCCCACCTAGTGGGTGGCTAAAGGCAAATGTCGACGCGCTGTTAATATAGATAAGCAACTGACGGGGCGGGAAGTTGCTAGTAGAGATTCTAACGGAAATCTTGTAGCAGCTTTAGTTAAAACCACTATATACTATGACAATGTAGCTTTGGCGGAAGCAACGGCTATAGATTGGGGAAAACAGGTGTCACAGAGAGCAGGCGTGGCTTCCTTAATCATGGAATAGGATTCTCAGGTGGTGGTTGAACTTTCAGGACTTCAAAGCTCAACATACATTAGATCCCGTAATGCCGTAGCCCGTTCCTTAGCCAAGCTGCCTtaggaagaaaatgaaactgTTGTTTGGTTGTATAATATTCCAACATAAATCATGTATTTTCTTAACGGTTGATCTAATGAAAGGATTAGTCTCTCAAGCCCCGTTCATGATTCATCTCGTACGTCACATGCGCTTAATAGTCAATATGCACACAATTCGATTGAAAAACTTTTACAGAAGGGTTAACACTTTTATTTGGAGCAAATATTTTGCATGCGGAAAAGATAGATACAAATCAAACGGCACAAAATCCTTCCGACTTCAGAATTCGGCAAGAGTCAAAATTCGGAGCAATAGAAGAGTGAAACTTCAGCCATACTTTAGTACTTTTCATGAGTTTGAAATTCGATTATGTTTTGGACCATCAAGGAACATGAGGGGTGGTGGGCGTACGTCTGCCCACTAAAATTCCGATATATTCTGCCTGGGAGTGGGTTATCATGCAAATTAATTGTTATGATAAAGATCATAACACTAATACAATTACGTGAATGTAACATTGAGCAATCGTCGGCCATAAATAGAGGCTTCATGATTCATCAAAACACGCCATTTCATCAGCATCGGATTTGATGATTTATCTATGTGTTAGAATTCAGGAGGAAGAGGTTCCCAGGTGAAGGTAAAGGTTCTCGTTTTGTAGCCAAGGATGACTTGCCTGGAGCCCCTCAACGGTATTCTTActtatttatcatttctcaaaatatacgagttaattaacataaaatcaGATCACGAAGTAGAGTAGTGCTTACATTCTActtcaagaaaatgaaaggacTGTAGTATCTTTGAGTGGTTTGCAGGCCATCTCCTTGGCTAGCAAGATGGCTCTTATCTCTCACGCTGGACCGAACCTTCTTCTCAATGGCAGCATTACTTGCTTGAGTAGATAATGAACTTTCAAAGACACAAGTAGAGGGACATATTAACTAAGTTCACATGCTGTACTGTCCATCTATCTTTTCATCAGTAATTAAAACATAGTTGTAACCCTACACAGCAAACAGCCAACAGGAAAAAATTTGAGGGAGGTCCGCCTACTTGTTAGAAATTTATGCAAAAGATCAAATGCTTTCTTTACAAACTCTGAAAACATTTATAAGCATTTTTGAGTCATGGCATCAAGTGATTGATATATTGTATCGCATTCATGCAAATGTGGCTTTCATGACAAACTGCAATCAAGTGCCGCAGTTAGCATTTTTTATTACCTTCCTGTACAGGGTTGAGATTACGATGAAAACTATCATTAAACACATTATAAAGAGAAATTCTTGCAGCACCAGTCTATGACCAGGGGTTTTGGCCATTCTCACCCATGCAAACCTTGCAACCCCAAATAGGCATTACTAAGGAACATGCAAAACATTCCAAAAGAGGATTCTAAGTAAATCTGAGAAGCATAAACTTTATGatacataaatatatagaaaaataacattGTTTATACACTATTGTAAAGTTTATTCATCAACAGCTTTGTTTACAACTCCATCTATAGACAAGATGCAACTGAAAGAGTATCTGATAATATAGGAGAGCTCATACAATCTAGAGGAAAAAGCATAGACATGATACAATTTAATAGGCCTTACACAACACTAAGCAGGCAATGCGAAGCTCAACTGCGTCCAGTGTGGAGGATCCATCACAGCGCAGATGTCTCTTTTCTCAAAATTGGCAACCTGAACCAAGAGCCAAAGCCAGAGTAAATCACAATCTTTGAAATGAAAACACACCATGAGTGACTAGGACAAAACTACAGAAGAGAATATGACTGAAACAATTGCTTACCTTTTCATTGCATGAAGGGCAGTAGTGATACTTATGCCAAAGGCAGTCCATTGAAGGGCAAAGAAAGCATATGCCAAGAAAGAATGGCATCATACAACCAACAACAGCTGCCGAACTTGGCTTTGATCTGGGTTTCGCATTGAAATAAAGACCCGataagggggaaaaaaaagagtaaaataacTGAGTAACTGactaataatttgaaacaagAAATTAAGTGTAATGCATAGAAAAAAGTGTAGAATTCATAGATGAATGGCAATTCttctaaatttctaattacTCAAATCTGTGTTTAAGGAAACAGaacttcaagaaaaatatgtaaatgattGAATTGAAGGAATGTAGCTTGTTAGCAATAATTaatcaacaaaaacaaaaacattgaGTTTGAGCTCCCTTTTGCTTTCTGTTAATCAGAGCATCAGTAAGCCAATTACAGATTCAGAGTTCGTGCAGCTCTATAAGCATGGGAAAGGGGCGACCAAACAAGTTGAAAAACTTCCAAATTAACACAAATTCTAACGGTAATGTTAATTAGACTTAAGCTTTCTTCCATTTTACCACCCAAAAATAATCAGGCTTCAGGGTTTTCACagattttgcttcttcttgattatgtattttaatatttttcatatagcTTCAAACTATGGAATGACAAAAATGGTCTCCTTTTCGCCATTTAAGAACTGTATTCAACGCGACGGCAACAACTAATTCAattcattgaaaaatatttcaattactGCTCACTTATTATAATCAGCAAGGTCACGCAAGATACgagacaaaaacaaaaaccctGGAAATGTAACCAATACCTGACTTGGGTAACGCCGGAATTGCCACAGTAAACGCAGCTGAAGGGAGCGGGAGTATCCCGATAAATCGTTTGTTGAATCGGAATTCCCATGGGATCGCCGAGTATGGCGTTTGGCGGGATCTCTCCCTTTTGGTACGGATTCTGTCCCACGTAGAACGGAACTCCGACCACCGGTTCGTCGTTTTTCGCCATTTCTCAAAACTGTTTCGGAATCCGATACGGAGGCCGAGATCGATCAAAATTTTGACGTGCaacttttattctttaatttgttgttgttcggatttgaatttttattacaaaagcaACCTGTGATGAGCTGGTCTGCTCCGGCCATTTATATAAATGTTATAGGTAGATTTCCCAAAACGTCCTCGGAAACGCGAATGCGGTCTTTAGACGGCATCTACTTTCAGAAAaaattccccccccccccctaaATGACTATTatgctattaatttttttttaaaaaaaataacaactgATTCACGACCGGAAAAtgtgtgtttttctttttatattcctgatagaattaaaagatttatagtaaaatatatttctaagTTATAAATATCTGAtcgttcatttatttggttattATATCAACTTTACAAATGaacagttaattttcttttcctttcaaattttaactcAAATTATTATGTGGGCCTTGCTACATTacccacaatattttattatctgaAGATAACACTGGAATTTTCTGGCTGGAAGCTTCTAATAAttgaatttggaaaaaaacaaaaaaaaaaagagagaacaaAATGCTTTCTAGAATACATACATAAAAGACATGTTTTCCGAATTTAATCGGCCAAACTTTGACCACATAAAAATCGTTGAGTCGTGGGACAGTCTATTGCAGTGGGTTTCACTGTAAAATTCACGAatacttttaatattaaaacttaGTGGATCCtactataaaaaatatatatatatatatttagtgGATCCCACTATAGAATCCTCTACACCGCTGCAAAATGTTGACCAAGTCAAGATCACCGACAAATACGATGCTTCATTCGGCCCAAACAATTGGATCTTGTTTCTTCGATTTAAAATCCAAGCATGTTCGATGAAGCCCGTTAAAAGCCCTGTCCATTCGTCTGTCTTAGAAGTGATACAAATAAAGATGCAACCCCAAgaattaagttttaaattctaggcttcatttatttatttgtatttaattgtcttttaaaaaatttaggggAGTggttaaagtttaaattaatttgtttaccccgctcccccccccccccccccccgcccccCACCCCAAGATTCGAACACAATTATCTAGCCACATTATAACACTTGAAAGCCATTTAGTCGGGGACAAAAAAGTAGTTATAATAAGAagtattaatttcttatttgtcATATGGTCTCAAATACATTGcatgacccaaaaaaatatCAGTACGATCACTTTTAGGAAAATAAAGTTAGTCTTAATGGAGAAGTAAAACTCTATTGtttggagaaaaataaaataaaataaaataaacgaaTCTATTGAGTTTCATATATTTCCAAAGAGATGGGGATACAAAAATTATAGTCACTTTAATGGCTATTATAGTGCACTGATGATCTTATCTCcctctaaataaattgatatcaCTAATAGAAGTGGATTTAGACACTCATTGGgtctttattattaattttttttatagtgcTTATCAAATCATTTTGATTGTACATAAATAAACCCACGAGGAGCATCCATTCACGGATCTTATTCTTGTTTGAGTCAAGATTAATAAAATCCCCTACAAGTTCAcgcaatgtttttttttttttttttttggttaatggTTATGGAAGGCTTTCAGCTTTTTTAAGTACTTGTGTGAATGTGGTATTAATTAGTATCccgtgattaaaaaaaaagaaaaagaaaaaaataaataacttaaataaCCTAAGATATTAAGGTTGGTTCGATACTGCGCTTTCTGGATTGGTTGTTTGAAGCACGTAATCACCGCTTATCGTTTTGCTTATACTTAAAATCGGAAACCATTCTCCGCTCCTGGGCTTTGACAAAAAAGCACAAATGGGCACGACCAATTCCCAAAATGCGTACACAATTCCATACAAAATTCTAGGCTCCAGCTGTacgcatttttttttttaaaaataataaaaaataaaaaataaatatgaaaatgcagCAACACTCGCTCAACCCAAGAGAGACAAAGAGAACGagaattagattaattttataataatagaaCATGTTTATCCGTGCAAGAAGACTTCTATAGATGCCTCTCTATCTATGCGTAAAAAAGTGTTAGTTAATTGTATAAAAATGTGTGGAGTGTTGGcgttaataaacaaaaaagtaGCACGCCCAAGACCAAGAGCACTAACGAGGGCATGTTCTAGCGAAGGAGGAATGAATGGGGAAACTCGCCAAAACATGCCAccttttaatcaattttttaggGAGAAGGATTAATCATGCACCCCCCCTCCCCACAAAACAAAACGCACATAAACTAATATTATGATTAAACCTTACATTGACGGATCTcattaaattacatatattatgtatttttatttatttgggaaACATTTTATGTATCATGTatctctacttttttttttatttttagatctATGTAATAATAAGATTAGTTTCGTAAAAAAagacaattctttttttttttaggttttgatggtttttttttgttctagtTTTTGACAGTTTTActccattttttaaaaaaattgaatttgttttaaggAGAGTAATGTTATTTGTACATAGAATAGAATTGTACAGAAAACTACAAAtgacaaataaatgaagacacttctgcattaaaaaagaaaaagaaaaagaaaaagaaaaagaattaataaaattaactaatttattttttactaaaaaaatttcttattttaccGGTGACATGTAACCTTGTGTGCAAAAAACATTACTCTTTTGAGAAATAATTTACGAATGCAAGAAAGCGATGCATCCCAGGGATCCAGATCACAAGGGAATATTAGTGCAAAGAAAAAGAGGGGTGATGGGTGTCAGAAACTGAACAAGTTTCAGAAAAAGATTCCACatcagggaaaaaaaaatcctgtTGATTTTGGTCCTATCTGctaaaaatttgaacaaaCAGCAGGCCCCTATACCCCCCGTACCATCTCGTgaagttataattattatttaatatttaattcaaagtATGAACGAACGTATGCATATCGCGTACaggtacaaaataaaatacaaacttgctttctcatcaaatttttcagaaaGCAGCTACAGGCGGCGGCTCCCCCAATACATTCGGCCTGGCGACTCTTTACTTAATACGCTCGTCTGTTTCTCTTTGTCCATTCCCTCCATTCTTTgttccaaaaattaaatccctGTTCGATTTCTATCGCTCAGTTCGCTCAATTTGTTTAACTAATGGCTTTTGAAGATTTAGTAGGTTTCGATAGCGAACCATACTCGTCAGTCAAGCATttcaattcaacaaaattactGTACATTGGCTTGCCAAGGCCTTATTCTCTACATTTTCATCTTCGTTCGCTCACAATCTGGTTTTGGCAATTAGACGtacaaaatcattaacttaCGAGATTAGAGTGCTTGGTTGACTGGCAAAGGTGCAATAACGCGGCATTCGTTTGCATCCCCTTTATGTGGTTTTGTTTGACTTTTGAACAGACAATTTTTAATGtcgttttgacttttcatgaGCGTGCAAGCAAATTATTTGCGCTTTTCTGTAgatgatgataaaaaataataataattagatttgATATAATCTCTAATTACATTGTTCCTTAGATTGACCGACTTCTTAGCAATACGTAGTTTGGAAGCTTTCGCACTTCATAAAATACAGCTTTTATATGTAACTTTGTGTGTGGCAGGAACTTGGAAGTTGAACAACTAATTCTACAAATCTAAAACTCTCTAATTAAAtcacttattattatatctatGTAAAAAGTTTATTATATGTCGAACACTTAGGTTGCGCCATAACAAAGTATtgacaaatatttattaaaagtgTTAATAATGCTATTGCATTCAGGGGGCACGGTCATATATATCTTAAACAAATGTTTAAAAATGTAAGTGCGGACAAAGTGCTTGGTTAGAAGTGAAGTCATTTGGTTCacttaatcaatttaaaatatgatacAAGTCTTCAAAAATCAACCAAcatcataaaaataagaaaattaattaatgaaccATGCAGatcttcaattcaaattttctaTAGGAACTTAACcgaatatttttcaaataatttttttttttataattaccCACCTAAGTTTGAATAAGaagctaaaaaattaatataagcttaatttactcatttctctaacgttaaaaaaaatcaaaattcaagcAGATTAATGAATTGCCTACCCCCAAGGCTAAAAGCTTTTCACCTTGGGAAAGTTCATTAAAAGCATTTCTGACTTTGAGCCAATGTATAAAATTGAAGCATGTACCGGTACATATAATACAGCAAATAGCCCAAGGTTGCCGCAGCACGCGTGCATAACAGCGAGTGCGAGTAGCAGAAGGCATCCGCCACTTGAGAAATCCACCAACTTAATCGAAAAGGAGAAACTGTTAAAGAAAGTTGCGGCAATTCTTGTTGATaactgcaaaaaaaaaattttacttgttCCCTGCATTTTACACAAActctcctttttttaaaacctCCCAAAGAGTCCATTTAAGttgaaacaattttcaaatcaaatacAATTATCCAAGCAGCTGCAGCTGCATGGGTCATGTCATATCACGCGCCACTCATTTGAACCAAATACTAGTGTAATAGATTGATGCGAGACAAAAACGCAAAGGATTCCTGAAGCTGACAGTTTCGGGCCCACTCAGGAGTTCCTGTCCATTACTCCCACGCGCATTCACAGAGTGTGACCCGATAATCCTgtcttcaaattcaaagactCAAAAACCACCACTCCTCCATTTCCTCTACTTTATTCATATTCTCTCCTTCAAAATCTCTCCTTTCGTTAACAGATTTCGTATCACTACTCGCTAGCCACTACCAAATATTTCTCCGGATTTTGTTATTGAAGatagggaaaaagaaaatgacagcACCGAACATGTCGACAATCACAGAATCCTTAGAGAGGTCGCTCCGGAATTGTTCGCtgaataatcatcaaagaagaagCGGCGTTAATGGAGGCCGAGGCATAGGAAGATCATCAAGCTCAGATGATCATATTAACAACAACGATGATCTCCAAAACGGCGACGCCACTTTAGAGCTCAATTCACATATGTCGCTTCCTTATCATTGGGAGCAATGTCTCGATTTAAAGGttagccctttttttttttttctttcttttcttgagtTACAAAATACAGTTCCTTTCGTTTTACAGAAGCAATAAATGAGGAGCCATAGCAGATCTTGTGCTTTCTTTGTTGCTTCCTGAAAGTGGAATATGGTCTTATTGATTCTTTATTGCCTTTTGTATATTCGCTCTGCCGCGTAATTATTATAGTTAAGGTATTTGCCGGTCTCTCTTTCTCCAACACATACACTCAATATTATTAGATCAATATTAGGGTTAATcaccaaaaccctaaaaagagcagaccttttttttttaccccttttgaaggaaaatttattgatgtaggccaatttgattttgattaggagctttttttttttatttaaatttatttttaaatttgatattgtggtgtttgtttgtttgttttttccgCTTTCGTTCTGCCGACGCTGACTGCGTGTGTTAATTTTTGATGTGTGGGTGTGTGTTGGCAGACGGGAGAGATTTATTACATAAACTGGAGGAATGGGATGAAAGCAAAGGAGGATCCGAGAACAACGGCAGAGTCAAGTGGAGATTTCTATTActcagaagaagaagatgaagatgaagatagcTCGTATGATAGTGAAGAGTCAACATCAGAATCATCTCCAGCTCCATCATCAAAAGAACATTATCATCGATCAGTGAAggacaacaataacaataacgTTTTGGTGGTGGCTGGTTGCAAGAGCTGTCTCATGTACTTCATGGTGCCTAAGCAAGTCGAAGATTGCCCCAAATGTAATGGCCAACTTCTTCATTTTGATCGatctgaaaatgaatctcCTTGAATCGGATTCCCTctcactatttttctttttcttatttcattttacatttttatttttttgtccgTGCTTTATGGTGCCTGTGATTATGAAGAATTTCTGTGTGgaattaatgaaagaaatgCAAGacaaatatgattaattaatttagtttcatTCTTCCTAATCCTCTCTCCTCCTTTAGTTTCCTTTTCctctaataatattttagtatcCAGTCCCCGCTGAAACAGCTTTAAAGCTTTCAAAGGAATTAACCAGCAAGAAGGTCACAACTTTTGTATACCATAGTTAAGAAGATTGGTTCTTGCTTGTATGGTTCGTGGACGGACATACTGTTCTTTCTAATTTGCTAGGTTCAATTAGTTGTTGCATTTTTCTCCAGTTTTCGGATCACATTACAACTTTCAGTCTCAAATTTTCGAAAAGGTTAAAGGAACACACCCTATCCGTCCAGTAATTTTAAGGAAAATCTATTGTCCAGGATTAAgtgaaatataaagaaaaaatagttaaaaggGTAAACACGATGTGGTGGGAGTCCGCCCTGGGGGCATTAACATTATCCTCTGAGATTCAAGTTTCCGGCAGCTCTGTGCAGATGGACTCCACTCAGCACACGCATACTCGTAAAAGTAAGAGTAATCATGGACTCCATTGACGTTTACGAATTATTCAATTTGGATCCAATCAAAAGATGTGCACATGTGCATTGTGTGTATAAAAACTAATCTACGTATTTCTATACGATCATCCCGCCGTACAAGAAGGTTTtgatctgtttttttttttttttttttttttttaaatattaaccaATGAACAGGTAATTGAAAGGAGAAGGTGTCCAAAACATGATGTGTATGTTCCAATCACGACGCAACACGTAAATTCTTTTCGTAGCACACCCACTTTCTGTTATGCTTTTGGTCAACTGCTTCCGTCCGTTTGACAAACTGCAATCACGTTTAAAACTAGTCTCTGTGACTCATCATTAAggtgctttaattattaacgAATCAACAAAACATGGCAAATCAATGAACTGATGCTCCCCCGGTTTTCATgacccaaaataaaattatgcttaaaaaaaattgtattagaTTCATGTATGGTTGAAttttgcaagttgtaacaccgtCAAAATTTTGGACTTTTACCCAATTGACAAAATGAAAAGTGGATGGCAATGGCATCGATCGAGCAAGAAAATGATCGATGGGTCAGAGAATAAATTCTGTATCTTTGAAACATCACATATTACTGTAAAAACCTCAGGTTAGATGCCTATAATTGAATCCGACGTGTTATTCGTTAATGACTACTCACTTCAAGCATCTAACAGGTCTTCCCTTCCCTACTGTAAATGTCAtttcttagatttttttttaaaaaataaatattatatatgttcaAATTacattagaattttaataaattaatagtcttgaaattataaaaaattattaatttaattaatattaataagttaataatttataagatAATATCACATTCGTGATaggaatttttattaagtatagagatagtataattaaataatgtagtGATTCTATTGAGTTGTATGATATCATTTTGATTTGATCTTTCTTAAGTGGATCAATCACTTAATAATCTTTTGACTGGATTATGATTACATCGTAACTCGTTAGAGAAGACAAAATATTGAGTTGATCTCTCTCTTATTTCTCTTAACATAGCACATACAATATAACAATATTTCTCATCTAAAAGatattaaccaaaaaaaaagtaacaataACTAATTAAACGCTAAAAGCATTGCACCATCATAGACATATcatgtgcatttatttttaaattaattaattattaattaggtcctataaaaaaataagattcttttgaaaatttattctttaattaaaattatcaatttatcgaGTATTAGTTTAAGAAAGTTCTACCGTacatattatcaaaataaaaatttatacgaATCTATCAATGGAGTAAAGTCACATTTCTGATAGCCGAGCCTTCGTTGACACAATCAACCTCACAAATACGGGCAGAAAACTCGAACCCATTTTCACTAATTTAACACCCGGTTTGtttctaattatttgttaattgaGTCAATTTGGGTGGAATTTTCACATTACAGATATGCCCCCCGTaagttttctctctctctctttttttttttttttcccttggcCGATGCAAATTGATTAGATGGGTAACCGAAATTTTGTTAACCGTGTCTTCcactgaaataaaatatatattaccaGTCGGTCATTATcctcaaattaaataaagaacgTATATCATCGAGGGACTTGGTAAGTTAGATATGTCGTAACTTGGCAGTTGGCTATTATTGAATactaataaagaaatttaaaaaaaaaaaaccacaattTTCtaatagattattttttttttctaatagaaTTGAATgcgattaaaaaaaaaataacaacattacGATAGAAACAAGAATAGGATGAGCAGCTTTTCTCAGTGTGTGACTTGTGAGTGGTCACCACATGATTCAAATTTACAGCTCCAGGAAAGGATTTAACCTTCTCCAGCGACCTGTTTCTTTCTTAAAGGTGTAAAACtgttttgggggggggggaagcaacaataataaaaccGGGGTAGGACTAGGACATAGATTCTTCAGGGTCGTTTGCTCTAAAACACCAGTAGGTTACtattgttttaactttttaagaaTGGACACACACCAAGTCCCTTTATAATTTAGACCGTCATTTTCAATGTTGTGCGTACATCTCGTTTATTGTTCCTTTGGGGAAACCAATCTCATTAATATAGTTAAATAAGAATATGATTGTATGTTTGATGATgagtattttcattttttgaaagGATAGGGGGTCACTAAAggcaaaa contains these protein-coding regions:
- the LOC102607260 gene encoding GSH-induced LITAF domain protein is translated as MAKNDEPVVGVPFYVGQNPYQKGEIPPNAILGDPMGIPIQQTIYRDTPAPFSCVYCGNSGVTQVRSKPSSAAVVGCMMPFFLGICFLCPSMDCLWHKYHYCPSCNEKVANFEKRDICAVMDPPHWTQLSFALPA
- the LOC102606966 gene encoding protein CURLY FLAG LEAF 1, translated to MTAPNMSTITESLERSLRNCSLNNHQRRSGVNGGRGIGRSSSSDDHINNNDDLQNGDATLELNSHMSLPYHWEQCLDLKTGEIYYINWRNGMKAKEDPRTTAESSGDFYYSEEEDEDEDSSYDSEESTSESSPAPSSKEHYHRSVKDNNNNNVLVVAGCKSCLMYFMVPKQVEDCPKCNGQLLHFDRSENESP